A stretch of the Denticeps clupeoides chromosome 6, fDenClu1.1, whole genome shotgun sequence genome encodes the following:
- the zw10 gene encoding centromere/kinetochore protein zw10 homolog — MASFVTEVLASSGKLEKEDLAGKISKLSRRVEETKEEVSDMINKKYNEFLPTMQTAEELMDLVDAVSREIDTLKSCIENEVQRNLHEAATEYSKLRQQLEKNTAVIGILQHLKEFDSAMGEYYQALQGKKYIAAAEQYATAQESVAALQTWSCSDTSLLKALRSELTIQRENLSYHLGEEWHKLAVWKLPPSKDLTSAKAFLGTELHLNCGGSKDESGPHPLLPSVLQALAVQGELHKKIKMFGHVLLKYILRPVIMYPSLVVEVGQNEQATVVSLQMQETSALNSTPSQVYNKVCIVLETLHKHLFDVSVGEQKVSLVVGDLIWEDLSDCIIKECLLHSIPSSSCQLDQYSAVIDETEQFEKHLKEMGYLSGEATDLLKYARNVNSHFATKKCQDVIVAARKLMTAEMHSTVKISPDYKLSLPKLPSPGGERERFEGRKACQQEPQLESEQQLGPRTLCLPVCRVSESVQQIVELAVHTLSEAVGSSTTCAVQLFYTVRNIFHLFYDVVPMYHKESFLKFPHLAAIQHNNCMFLAHHLLTLGHQFKPHLPLKDSIAYFVDLVPSFRRLGIQCFVAQMNVQKSEMLERLSNGRNFANLDDDENYSAASKAVRQVIHQLRRLGKVWQDVLPVNVYCKAMGTLLNTAICDITAKILQLEDISSEDGAHLYALCQIILEEGPLVFTPLPEESKNKKYQEEVPVYVKKWMTFKELSIVLQASLQEIVDRWAEGKGPLALVFTSNEMKGLIRALFQNTDRRAVALTKIK, encoded by the exons ATGGCTTCGTTCGTGACGGAAGTCCTCGCCAGCTCTGGcaagctggagaaggaggacCTGGCCGGAAAAATCTCCAAGCTGTCGCGGAGGGTGGAGGAAACCAAG GAAGAGGTGTCCGACATGATAAACAAGAAGTACAACGAGTTCCTGCCCACCATGCAGACGGCCGAGGAGCTGATGGACCTGGTGGACGCGGTGTCCCGGGAAATCGACACGCTGAAGAGCTGCATAGAGAACGAG GTGCAGCGGAACCTGCATGAGGCTGCAACCGAGTACTCAAAGCTCCGACAGCAGCTGGAGAAGAACACCGCTGTGATCGGCATATTGCAGCATCTGAAAGAG TTTGATTCTGCAATGGGGGAATATTACCAGGCCTTGCAAGGAAAGAAGTACATTGCTGCGGCTGAACAGTATGCCACG GCCCAGGAAAGCGTAGCTGCTCTGCAGACCTGGAGCTGCTCGGACACGTCTCTGCTGAAGGCTCTGCGCTCGGAGCTCACCATCCAGAGGGAGAACCTTTCTTATCACCTGGGAGAAGAGTGGCACAAGCTGGCTGTCTGGAAGCTGCCGCCCTCTAAAG ATCTGACATCTGCAAAGGCCTTTCTGGGCACAGAGCTCCATCTAAACTGTGGGGGCAGTAAGGATGAGTCTGGCCCTCACCCCCTCCTGCCCAGCGTCCTCCAGGCTCTCGCGGTCCAAGGCGAGCTGCATAAAAAGATCAAAATGTTTG GTCACGTGTTGCTGAAGTACATCCTGAGGCCAGTCATCATGTACCCATCTCTCGTGGTGGAAGTTGGGCAGAATGAACAGGCAACCGTGGTCAGCCTGCAGATGCAGGAGACCAGTGCACTGAACTCCACCCCCTCTCAGGTCTACAACAAAGTGTGCATTGTTCTGGAGACCCTGCACAAGCACCTATTTG ACGTGTCCGTGGGGGAGCAGAAAGTGTCTTTGGTAGTGGGAGATCTGATCTGGGAGGATCTGTCTGACTGCATCATAAAAGAGTGCCTGCTGCATTCCATCCCATCCAGCAGCTGTCAGTTGGACCAGTACAGTGCG GTTATTGATGAGACCGAACAGTTTGAGAAGCATCTGAAGGAGATGGGCTACCTAAGCGGGGAGGCCACCGACCTCTTAAAATATGCCCGGAATGTCAACTCCCATTTTGCCACCAAGAAATGCCAGGATGTGATTGTGGCGGCACGCAAGCTGATGACAGCGGAGATGCACAGCACTGTAAAA ATATCGCCAGATTATAAACTGTCCCTCCCCAAACTGCCGAGCCCCGGAGGAGAGCGGGAGCGGTTCGAGGGGAGGAAGGCGTGtcagcaggagccccagctggagAGTGAGCAGCAGCTGGGACCACGAACCCTCTGCCTGCCTGTGTGCCGCGTCAGCGAGTCGGTCCAGCAGATCGTGGAACTGGCCGTACACACACTGTCCGAGGCAGTCGGCAGCTCCACCACATG TGCCGTTCAGCTCTTTTATACAGTGCGAAACATTTTTCATCTCTTTTACGACGTTGTGCCAATGTACCACAA GGAGAGTTTTCTGAAGTTTCCCCATTTGGCCGCTATTCAGCACAACAACTGCATGTTTCTGGCTCATCACCTGCTGACACTGGGCCACCAGTTCAAACCACACCTTCCACTTAAAGACAGCATTGCATACTTTGTGGACCTGGTACCCAGTTTCAGGAGACTAG GTATCCAGTGTTTTGTGGCACAAATGAATGTTCAGAAGTCTGAGATGTTGGAGCGACTGTCTAACGGCAGAAACTTTGCCAACCTGgatgatgatgaaaattacTCTGCAGCCAGCAAAGCAGTCCGACAG GTCATTCACCAACTCCGGAGACTTGGAAAAGTATGGCAGGATGTTTTACCCGTCAATGTATACTGCAAAGCCATGGGAACGCTGCTGAACACTGCGATCTGTGATATCACTGCCAAAATACTACAGCTGGAG GACATCTCTTCTGAGGATGGGGCTCATCTGTACGCTCTCTGTCAGATCATTCTGGAGGAGGGTCCTCTTGTTTTCACGCCGCTGCCTGAGGAaagcaaaaacaagaaatacCAGGAGGAGGTTCCTGTCTATGTGAAGAAGTGGATGACCTTTAAAGAGTTGTCAATCGTGCTACAGGCCAGCCTTCAGGAGATTGTAGACAG GTGGGCAGAAGGAAAGGGACCGCTGGCTCTGGTCTTCACCAGCAATGAAATGAAAGGCCTGATTCGGGCCTTGTTCCAGAACACCGACAGGAGAGCTGTAGCTCTGACCAAAATTAAGTAG